In Mesorhizobium sp., one DNA window encodes the following:
- a CDS encoding multidrug effflux MFS transporter, which translates to MNMMHAPVAAPPLMSERRVAVIGALLVALGPISMALYTPAMPEIVRAFGTTEAAVNLTLSLYFAGFALAQLVCGPLSDGFGRRPVTVVFMGIYLIAGVIALLSPDIHVLIAARFLQGVGAAAGISVARAIVRDLFTTEASAKIMNLIGMILAVGPAFSPVIGGITMELFGWHAVFALMVGFGVVVVLVAALALRETVTRDLSRIRPMAILRSYGSLLASRYFMYPSLMLGGTVGALYTLATMLPFVLIDRAGLTATQFGLSMLMQSGAYFLGSVVVRFVMPKLGSRALVPIGLGFVVFGGAGLLVLLNVFEPNFFTVMVPVACYAFGIAFVMPALTTAALAPFPHMAGAASSLSGFMQMGGGLLGSMVAAAIGDPVFAMSTVVPAMALIAVICWMGFRKLPDPAPNLQPPDDLPVG; encoded by the coding sequence ATGAACATGATGCATGCTCCGGTCGCGGCGCCGCCGCTGATGTCGGAACGGCGGGTTGCCGTCATCGGCGCGCTGCTGGTCGCGCTGGGCCCGATCTCGATGGCGCTGTACACGCCGGCAATGCCCGAGATCGTGCGCGCCTTCGGAACGACGGAGGCGGCGGTCAATCTCACGCTGTCGCTCTATTTCGCGGGATTTGCCTTAGCCCAGCTGGTTTGCGGGCCTCTGTCGGACGGTTTCGGCCGGCGGCCGGTGACCGTGGTGTTCATGGGGATCTACCTGATCGCCGGGGTGATCGCGCTGTTGTCTCCCGATATCCATGTTCTGATCGCCGCGCGTTTCCTGCAGGGCGTCGGAGCGGCCGCCGGGATCTCGGTCGCACGAGCGATCGTCCGCGACCTCTTCACCACCGAGGCCTCGGCGAAAATCATGAACCTGATCGGCATGATCCTCGCCGTCGGCCCCGCCTTCTCGCCGGTGATCGGCGGGATCACGATGGAGCTGTTCGGCTGGCATGCGGTCTTCGCGCTGATGGTGGGGTTCGGCGTCGTCGTCGTTCTGGTCGCAGCGCTGGCGCTGCGCGAGACCGTGACGCGCGACCTCAGCCGCATTCGGCCGATGGCGATCCTGCGCTCCTACGGGAGCCTGCTCGCCAGCCGGTATTTCATGTATCCGAGCCTGATGCTCGGCGGTACCGTCGGTGCGCTCTACACGCTCGCCACCATGCTGCCCTTCGTTCTGATCGATCGGGCCGGGCTCACCGCCACCCAGTTCGGCCTGTCGATGCTGATGCAGTCCGGCGCGTATTTCCTGGGCTCCGTGGTCGTGCGATTCGTGATGCCGAAACTGGGATCGCGCGCACTGGTGCCGATCGGCCTCGGCTTCGTGGTGTTTGGAGGGGCGGGGCTGCTCGTCCTGCTCAATGTGTTCGAGCCGAACTTCTTCACGGTGATGGTCCCGGTCGCCTGCTACGCCTTCGGGATCGCCTTCGTGATGCCGGCGTTGACGACGGCCGCGCTCGCGCCTTTTCCGCACATGGCGGGCGCGGCCTCATCACTCTCCGGCTTCATGCAGATGGGCGGGGGATTGCTCGGCAGCATGGTCGCGGCTGCCATCGGCGATCCGGTCTTTGCCATGTCAACGGTCGTCCCGGCCATGGCACTGATCGCCGTGATCTGCTGGATGGGCTTCCGTAAGCTGCCGGACCCGGCACCGAACCTGCAACCGCCGGACGATCTCCCAGTCGGCTGA
- a CDS encoding M3 family metallopeptidase, with protein MTAVRPFDLASHPLTHWSGEIGLPEFERIADADFAPAFAAALEAHDKEIEAIAGNPDQPSIENTLASYELAGKPLGHVSALFWARAGAHTNETIQALERDIAPKMSRHFSAIYMNDRLFARIDTLYARRADLGLDAETLRVLEKTWKRFVRAGAKLGKDDKARLAAIGEELASLGANFSQNLLADEKGWSMMLSADEVDDLPEFLRSSMAEAARAHGEEGRFAVTLSRSIYEPFMSFSGRRDLREKAFRAFAGRGENPGPTDNRDIVRRTLELRAEKARLLGYENYAALKLDDTMAKTPPAVMGLLEPVWKMALEKASEDEAELSRIASAEGRNHDIAPWDWRYYAEKLRAEKFAFDEAELKPYLQLERVIDAAFDVASRLFGLSFVERPGIAAWHPDVRVFEVRSREGDRVATFLADYFARPTKRSGAWMSSLESGYSLGEGALPVIYNVMNFARPAPGEPALLSLDEARTLFHEFGHGLHGMLTEVRWPSISGTSVSRDFVELPSQLYEHWLTVPEVLSTHALHHKTGQPMPEDLIAKMKAARNFNAGFNTVEFTSSALVDMAYHARPDAPADPVAFEAETLATLAMPDSIVMRHRTPHFQHVFAGDGYSAGYYSYMWSEVLDADAFAAFEETGDPFNPELAAKLKRHIYAAGGSADPEELYTAFRGRMPSPQAMMEKRGLV; from the coding sequence ATGACTGCCGTCCGTCCGTTCGATCTCGCCTCGCATCCTTTGACGCATTGGTCCGGCGAGATCGGCCTGCCGGAGTTCGAACGCATCGCCGACGCGGATTTCGCGCCGGCCTTCGCGGCTGCGCTTGAGGCCCACGACAAGGAGATCGAGGCCATCGCCGGCAATCCCGATCAGCCGAGCATCGAGAACACGCTGGCTTCCTACGAGCTCGCCGGCAAGCCGCTCGGACACGTCTCCGCGCTGTTCTGGGCCCGCGCCGGCGCCCACACAAACGAGACGATCCAGGCGCTGGAACGCGACATCGCGCCGAAGATGTCGCGCCACTTCTCGGCGATCTACATGAATGACCGCCTCTTTGCCCGCATCGACACCCTTTATGCGCGCCGGGCAGACCTCGGCCTCGACGCCGAGACGCTGCGGGTGCTGGAGAAGACCTGGAAACGCTTCGTTCGCGCCGGCGCCAAGCTCGGCAAGGACGACAAGGCGCGCCTCGCCGCGATCGGCGAGGAACTCGCCTCGCTCGGCGCCAACTTCAGCCAGAACCTGCTCGCCGACGAAAAGGGCTGGTCGATGATGCTCTCGGCGGACGAGGTCGACGACCTGCCGGAATTCCTGCGCTCCTCGATGGCCGAGGCCGCGCGCGCGCACGGCGAGGAAGGCAGGTTCGCCGTCACCCTGTCGCGTTCGATCTACGAGCCGTTCATGTCGTTCTCGGGCCGGCGCGACCTGCGCGAAAAGGCCTTCCGGGCCTTTGCCGGCCGCGGCGAAAATCCGGGACCTACGGACAACCGCGACATCGTCCGGCGCACGCTCGAACTGCGGGCCGAGAAGGCCAGACTGCTCGGCTATGAGAACTACGCGGCGCTGAAGCTCGACGACACCATGGCCAAGACCCCGCCGGCCGTCATGGGGCTGCTCGAGCCGGTGTGGAAGATGGCGCTGGAGAAGGCCTCGGAGGACGAGGCGGAGCTTTCGCGCATTGCTTCGGCCGAGGGCCGCAATCACGACATAGCGCCCTGGGACTGGCGCTATTACGCCGAGAAGCTCAGGGCCGAGAAATTCGCCTTCGACGAGGCGGAACTGAAGCCGTACCTGCAGCTTGAACGGGTCATCGACGCCGCCTTCGACGTCGCCTCCCGGCTCTTCGGCCTTTCCTTCGTCGAGCGCCCCGGCATCGCCGCCTGGCATCCGGACGTGCGCGTCTTCGAGGTCCGTAGTCGCGAGGGCGACCGTGTCGCCACCTTCCTCGCCGACTATTTCGCCCGGCCCACAAAGCGCTCCGGCGCCTGGATGAGCAGCCTCGAATCCGGCTATTCGCTGGGCGAAGGCGCGCTGCCGGTCATCTACAACGTCATGAACTTCGCCAGGCCCGCCCCCGGCGAGCCGGCGCTGCTCTCGCTCGACGAGGCGCGCACGCTGTTTCACGAATTCGGCCACGGCCTGCACGGCATGCTGACCGAGGTGCGCTGGCCGTCGATCTCGGGAACCTCCGTCTCGCGCGATTTCGTCGAGCTTCCCTCGCAGCTCTACGAGCACTGGCTGACGGTTCCCGAAGTGCTCTCGACGCATGCGCTTCATCACAAGACGGGTCAGCCGATGCCGGAGGATCTGATCGCCAAGATGAAGGCGGCGCGCAACTTCAACGCCGGCTTCAACACCGTCGAGTTCACCTCGTCGGCGCTCGTCGACATGGCCTACCATGCCCGGCCCGACGCTCCGGCCGATCCGGTTGCGTTCGAGGCGGAAACTCTGGCCACTCTCGCGATGCCGGATTCGATCGTCATGCGCCACCGCACGCCGCACTTCCAGCACGTCTTCGCCGGCGACGGATATTCGGCCGGCTACTATTCGTACATGTGGTCGGAGGTGCTCGACGCCGACGCCTTCGCGGCCTTCGAGGAGACGGGCGATCCCTTCAATCCGGAGCTTGCCGCAAAGTTGAAGCGCCACATCTACGCCGCCGGCGGGTCGGCCGATCCGGAAGAGCTCTACACCGCCTTCCGCGGCCGCATGCCCTCGCCCCAGGCGATGATGGAGAAGCGCGGGCTGGTCTGA
- a CDS encoding MarR family transcriptional regulator, protein MPLDQFPDSFGFLIADVSRLARAEFDRRISEAGLGLTPGEARALSNAFRAGVVRQTVLADRMGVEAMTLSAYLDRLEARGLIERRPDPTDRRAKLVYLADSARAVLETIQAVGDSIKDDLVQTISPSEWEHLNAALRLTRDSLNQLRLEAIRRESDAA, encoded by the coding sequence GTGCCACTCGACCAGTTTCCAGATTCGTTCGGGTTTCTCATCGCCGACGTGTCGCGCCTCGCCCGGGCCGAATTCGACCGCCGCATAAGCGAGGCCGGCCTCGGCTTGACGCCGGGCGAGGCGCGGGCGCTGTCGAATGCCTTCCGCGCGGGTGTGGTGCGGCAGACCGTGCTTGCGGATCGGATGGGCGTCGAGGCGATGACGCTGAGTGCCTATCTCGACCGGCTGGAGGCCCGCGGCCTCATCGAACGGCGGCCCGATCCGACCGACCGCCGCGCCAAGCTGGTATATCTCGCCGACTCCGCCCGCGCGGTGCTGGAGACGATTCAGGCGGTGGGCGACTCCATCAAGGACGACCTCGTCCAGACCATCTCACCCTCGGAATGGGAACACCTCAACGCAGCGCTCCGGTTGACGCGCGATAGCCTCAACCAGCTTCGTCTCGAGGCCATCAGGCGGGAAAGCGACGCCGCATGA
- a CDS encoding carbonic anhydrase has protein sequence MSAFPEQLLSGYRSFMAGRYAQETNRYRELARSGQTPETLIIACCDSRAAPEMIFDSGPGELFVVRNVANLVPPYSPDGEFHSTSAALEFAVQSLKVKNIVVMGHGRCGGINAALNPSAPLSPGDFIGKWMSLVAPAAETVNSSTMLTAAERQTALERISIRFSIANLRTFPCVSILEKKERLALHGAWFDISTGELWVMNPETGDFERPEIG, from the coding sequence ATGAGCGCTTTTCCGGAACAGCTTCTGAGCGGCTACCGTTCCTTCATGGCGGGCCGCTATGCCCAGGAAACCAACCGCTACCGCGAACTCGCGCGAAGCGGCCAGACGCCCGAGACCCTGATCATCGCCTGCTGCGACTCCCGCGCCGCGCCTGAGATGATCTTCGATTCCGGTCCGGGCGAGCTGTTCGTCGTGCGCAACGTGGCCAATCTCGTTCCGCCCTATTCGCCGGACGGCGAGTTTCACTCCACGTCTGCCGCGCTCGAATTCGCGGTGCAGAGCTTGAAGGTGAAGAACATCGTCGTCATGGGCCATGGCCGCTGCGGCGGCATCAATGCGGCGCTCAACCCGTCCGCGCCGCTGTCGCCCGGCGATTTCATCGGCAAGTGGATGAGTCTGGTGGCGCCGGCCGCCGAGACCGTCAACAGCAGTACCATGCTCACCGCCGCCGAACGCCAGACCGCGCTCGAGCGCATCTCGATCCGTTTCTCCATCGCCAACCTGCGCACGTTTCCCTGCGTGAGCATATTGGAAAAGAAGGAGCGCCTGGCCCTTCACGGCGCCTGGTTCGACATCTCCACCGGCGAACTCTGGGTCATGAATCCGGAGACCGGCGATTTCGAGCGGCCCGAGATCGGCTGA